One stretch of Arachis duranensis cultivar V14167 chromosome 1, aradu.V14167.gnm2.J7QH, whole genome shotgun sequence DNA includes these proteins:
- the LOC107464732 gene encoding uncharacterized protein At4g15545, with translation MAAESGSSKFDLPEEVVQVLPSDPFEQLDVARKITSIALATRVNALESETSDLRAKIADKDNLIAHLRSQLASLDASLSQIADKLVQADQDKESLLKENASLSSTVRKLTREVSKLEGFRRTLMQSLQEDDDNSGGAPEMVARIESQSSLTSTSQFGDDDASRPPSTSSSQTHTSDVGNSFVRDRESDATRPRVSQSLPLASQTSTPRITPPGSPPILSASVSPRTSQPVSPRRHSISVLNSRGMYDDRSSVYSSTSSVHNSVSSSDVGAGSQFGRTRVDGKDFFRQARNRLSYEQFGAFLANVKELNSHKQTREETLQKADEIFGPENKDLYAIFEGLITRNVH, from the exons ATGGCGGCAGAATCGGGAAGCTCGAAGTTCGATCTTCCCGAGGAGGTGGTGCAAGTGCTACCGTCAGATCCCTTCGAGCAGCTTGATGTGGCACGCAAGATCACATCCATTGCGCTCGCGACGCGTGTCAACGCACTCGAATCTGAGACGTCTGATCTACGCGCCAAGATCGCCGACAAGGACAATCTCATCGCCCACCTGCGCTCTCAGCTCGCCTCCCTCGACGCCTCCCTCTCCCAAATCGCCGATAAGCTCGTCCAAGCCGACCAAGATAAG GAGAGCTTGCTGAAGGAGAATGCTTCCCTTTCCAGTACCGTCAGAAAGCTCACTCGGGAGGTCTCCAAG TTGGAGGGTTTCAGAAGGACGCTTATGCAATCACTTCAAGAAGATGATGATAATTCT GGTGGAGCTCCAGAAATGGTTGCTAGAATAGAGAGTCAATCGAGCTTGACTTCCACTTCCCAGTTTGGAG ACGATGATGCTTCACGGCCACCGTCGACATCTTCATCGCAAACACACACTTCTGATGTTGGAAATTCTTTTGTCCGGGATCGTGAATCTGATG CCACAAGACCTCGAGTATCACAAAGTCTCCCCTTAGCATCCCAAACTAGCACCCCTAGAATTACTCCACCGGGTTCCCCTCCAATTCTTTCGGCATCAGTGTCCCCAAGAACATCCCAACCTGTGTCTCCAAGGAGACATTCAATTTCAGTCTTGAACTCAAGAGGCATGTATGATGACAGGTCTTCAGTGTATTCCTCAACGTCCTCGGTTCATAATTCAGTATCTAGCTCTGATGTAGGAGCTGGATCACAATTTG GACGAACCCGGGTGGATGGAAAGGACTTTTTCCGCCAAGCAAG GAACCGTTTGTCCTATGAACAGTTTGGAGCATTTCTGGCGAACGTTAAGGAGCTGAATTCCCATAAACAAACAAGAGAG GAGACGCTACAAAAAGCTGATGAAATTTTCGGGCCTGAAAATAAGGACCTTTATGCTATATTCGAGGGATTGATTACTCGCAATGTCCATTGA
- the LOC107464724 gene encoding probable prolyl 4-hydroxylase 4 (The sequence of the model RefSeq protein was modified relative to this genomic sequence to represent the inferred CDS: added 29 bases not found in genome assembly) produces MYKNNPIQINFTGKFNFEIESEKMSNHRVLLLFLVTWISHCEEVLSSYAGSASSIINPSKVKQISWNPRAFVYEGFLTDLECDHLISLAKSELKRSAVADNLSGESQLSEVRTSSGMFIPKDKDPIISGIEDKISSWTFLPKENGEDIQVLRYEHGQKYDPHYDYFSDKVNIARGGHRVATVLMYLTDVTSGGETVFPNAEETPHRRGSEKGTDLSECAKKGIAVKPRRGDALLFFSLLPNAIPDTNSLHAGCPVLEGEKWSATKWIHVDSFDKTVGPGGDCTDNHQSCVTWASLGECTNNPEYMIGSSDLPGYCRKSCKAC; encoded by the exons TTTTACTGGAAAATTCAACTTCGAGATCGAATCGGAGAAGATGAGTAATCATAGGGTTCTGCTCTTGTTCTTGGTGACGTGGATCTCCCACTGCGAAGAAGTGTTGAGCTCGTACGCTGGTTCGGCGAGCTCCATCATCAACCCTTCCAAGGTCAAACAGATTTCATGGAATCCAAG AGCTTTCGTTTACGAAGGTTTCCTCACCGACCTGGAATGCGATCATCTGATCTCTTTG GCGAAATCAGAGCTTAAGAGATCTGCTGTAGCGGATAATCTTTCTGGAGAGAGTCAGTTGAGTGAAGTTCGAACAAGCTCTGGAATGTTCATTCCCAAGGACAAg GATCCTATTATTTCTGGCATTGAGGATAAGATTTCGTCGTGGACCTTTCTTCCGAAAG AAAATGGAGAAGACATTCAAGTATTGAGGTATGAGCATGGGCAGAAATATGATCCGCATTATGACTACTTCTCTGACAAAGTTAATATAGCTCGAGGTGGACACCGTGTTGCAACTGTTCTCATGTATCTCACCGATGTGACCAGTGGTGGTGAAACAGTGTTCCCTAATGCAGAG GAAACTCCACATAGAAGAGGTTCTGAAAAAGGAACTGATCTCTCTGAGTGTGCCAAAAAAGGAATTGCAG TCAAACCGCGTAGAGGGGATGCACTTCTCTTCTTCAGTCTTCTCCCAAATGCTATCCCCGACACTAATAGCCTCCATGCGGGATGCCCTGTACTTGAAGGTGAGAAATGGTCAGCAACAAAATGGATTCATGTTGATTCATTTGATAAAACAGTAGGACCTGGGGGAGACTGCACTGATAATCATCAGAGCTGCGTGACATGGGCTTCCCTTGGAGAGTGCACAAACAATCCTGAGTATATGATTGGGTCTTCAGACCTTCCTGGGTACTGTAGGAAGAGTTGTAAGGCATGTTAG
- the LOC107465142 gene encoding protein FAR1-RELATED SEQUENCE 5-like, whose amino-acid sequence MSNEDYVDDTNNVDGFHGNLENPLRNSDELLDDDIFMDANLANAEVGASESNEGTHFDQLDESYKIDGWEDIGKTEFLNIVDVDIKRYHFSDLGVAFDFYNAFAKSKGFSGRKSKTRKHNGIINRQNFVCCREGFRRKKADNMHTRKQEPRAETRCGCKAKVQVSFDVVSGRWIVSKFSDLHNHDLLPPIFTAMLPGHRKIPAADIEQINIMRKGGLGTAHIFAALSSQSGGHHNVPFLPRDLYNQVAQQRRRLKGDASAALQFLRKMKSIDPVMVIRYEVDRFHSIKNLFWCDGISQMDYQLFGDVLAFDATYKKNKYHCPLVVFSGVNNHNRTVVFAAALVCDESEQTYIWLLKSLLEAMKGKAPISVITDGALSMKNAIEKIFPNAHHRLCAWHLIRNATSNVGNPRFTSQFKKCMLGDYEVGVFRSKWDRMVEEFDVQDKQWIIDMYDNRHSWATAHIRGKFFAGFRTTSRCEGLHSVIAKYVKSRYNLRDFVEHFDRCVAYIRFKDSLADFECAHGVPVMQTHLLSLEKSAANLYTREVFFLFRPIIIRSGSMKVLDCIDVGSYMLYTVVKYGSPNDTWQVSFCDLPMEFTCSCMRMESFGIPCEHILSVLVTLDICELPKCLVLDRWTKNVKQQIQDTKGFTWDCLKSTQYWCLMDWFRLVATLSAGKDDRFRSMRDWAINTVDKMKADDTASAVASNSAIPATHTDPRDPPIRRRAKDRAGQRCSICRELGHNKTTCPDRSKYDRGSHERHSLLTDDDAYEAMWDEEEDFIYEEDEGECAVNSSSESSRDQDMEIDDSNYEFGNEDDGANEIN is encoded by the exons ATGTCTAATGAG GATTATGTAGATGACACCAATAATGTTGACGGGTTTCACGGGAATTTGGAGAATCCCTTGAGAAACAGTGATGAGCTCCTGGACGACGATATCTTCATGGATGCTAACTTGGCAAATGCAGAAGTTGGTGCTTCTGAATCCAATGAAGGTACCCATTTTGATCAATTGGATGAATCTTATAAGATTGACGGGTGGGAGGACATAGGAAAGACTGAGTTCTTGAATATTGTAGATGTTGATATAAAAAGATATCATTTCAGTGATCTAGGAGTGGCTTTTGATTTCTACAATGCATTTGCCAAGTCAAAGGGATTTAGTGGTCGAAAAAGTAAGACGCGAAAGCACAATGGGATAATCAATCGACAGAATTTTGTTTGTTGTCGCGAGGGCTTCCGACGAAAAAAGGCAGATAATATGCATACCAGAAAACAAGAGCCTAGAGCTGAAACTAGATGTGGCTGTAAGGCAAAGGTTCAGGTGTCATTTGACGTTGTTAGTGGTCGCTGGattgtttcaaaattttctgaTTTGCATAATCATGACCTTCTTCCTCCAATTTTTACTGCAATGCTTCCTGGTCACAGAAAAATACCTGCTGCAGATATTGAGCAAATAAATATAATGAGGAAGGGTGGATTAGGCACTGCACATATTTTTGCAGCACTCTCAAGCCAATCTGGTGGTCACCACAATGTTCCCTTTTTGCCCAGGGACTTGTACAATCAAGTCGCACAGCAACGTCGACGATTGAAGGGTGATGCTAGTGCAGCTCTTCAATTTTTGAGGAAGATGAAGTCCATTGATCCTGTCATGGTTATAAGATATGAGGTTGATAGGTTTCACTCgataaagaatttattttggtgtgatGGAATAAGCCAAATGGATTATCAATTGTTTGGTGATGTATTGGCTTTTGACGCTACTTACAAGAAGAACAAATATCATTGTCCGCTTGTCGTTTTTTCGGGTGTTAATAACCATAACCGCACAGTTGTCTTTGCGGCCGCTCTTGTGTGTGATGAGTCAGAGCAAACATATATTTGGTTGTTGAAAAGTTTACTGGAAGCAATGAAGGGGAAGGCCCCAATTTCAGTTATCACAGATGGTGCCCTTTCAATGAAAAATGCAATCGAAAAAATTTTTCCTAATGCACATCATCGCCTATGTGCTTGGCACCTTATTCGCAATGCCACAAGTAATGTAGGTAATCCTAGGTTCACATCGCAGTTTAAGAAGTGCATGCTGGGTGATTACGAGGTTGGTGTATTCCGTAGTAAGTGGGATCGGATGGTTGAAGAGTTTGATGTGCAAGACAAGCAATGGATAATTGATATGTATGATAACCGTCATAGTTGGGCAACAGCACATATCCGTGGGAAGTTCTTTGCTGGGTTTAGGACCACTTCTCGATGTGAGGGGTTGCACTCAGTTATTGCAAAGTATGTCAAGTCCAGGTATAATTTAAGAGATTTTGTAGAGCACTTTGATAGATGTGTTGCCTACATTCGTTTCAAAGATAGTCTAGCAGACTTTGAATGTGCACATGGAGTACCTGTGATGCAAACTCATTTATTGTCATTAGAGAAGTCTGCAGCTAATTTATATACAAGAGAGGTATTTTTTCTATTTCGCCCTATTATTATAAGGTCTGGTTCAATGAAAGTGTTAGATTGCATTGATGTTGGTTCTTATATGTTATACACGGTGGTTAAGTATGGTAGTCCTAACGATACATGGCAAGTATCTTTCTGTGATTTACCAATGGAGTTTACTTGCTCCTGTATGAGGATGGAGTCATTTGGCATTCCTTGCGAACACATTCTATCTGTTTTAGTTACACTTGACATTTGTGAATTGCCAAAATGTTTAGTTCTAGATAGGTGGACCAAAAATGTGAAACAACAAATACAAGATACAAAGGGGTTCACTTGGGATTGCTTAAAGTCTACCCAATACTGGTGTTTGATGGACTGGTTTAGATTGGTGGCTACACTATCAGCAGGTAAAGATGATAGGTTCAGGAGCATGAGGGATTGGGCGATAAACACAGTGGATAAAATGAAAGCCGATGATACTGCTAGTGCAGTTGCTTCTAATAGTGCAATTCCTGCCACTCATACAGATCCTCGTGACCCCCCAATTCGTAGAAGAGCTAAGGATCGTGCCGGACAACGGTGTAGTATATGCCGGGAGCTCGGACATAACAAAACTACATGTCCAGATCGGAGTAAGTATGATAGGGGTTCACATGAACGGCATAGTCTACTTACAGATGATGATGCATATGAGGCTATGTGGGATGAGGAAGAAGACTTCATTTATGAGGAAGATGAAGGTGAATGTGCGGTAAATTCTAGTTCTGAATCTAGCAGAGATCAA GATATGGAGATAGATGACTCTAAttatgaatttggaaatgaGGACGATGGAGCCAATGAAATTAATTAG
- the LOC107464716 gene encoding histidine-containing phosphotransfer protein 1, translating to MEVGQMQRQWIDYTRSLFIEGFLDAQFLQLEQLQDDNNPDFVVEVVSLFFQDSHKLLNDLTVALDQKSVDFKMVDAHVHQLKGSSSSIGAQRVKNCCIAFRNLCEEQNIDGCLKCLHQVKQECCLVKNKLETLFRLEQQIMAAGGSIPLMELSF from the exons ATGGAGGTGGGTCAGATGCAGAGACAGTGGATAGACTACACCAGATCATTATTCATTGAG GGGTTCTTGGATGCGCAATTCCTTCAACTTGAGCAGCTACAAGATGACAACAATCCTGACTTTGTTGTTGAAGttgtttctctcttctttcaagATTCTCACAAGCTTCTCAATGATCTCACCGTTGCTCT AGATCAGAAAAGTGTTGACTTCAAAATGGTTGATGCTCATGTTCATCAGTTAAAAGGGAGTAGCTCAAG CATTGGCGCTCAAAGGGTTAAAAATTGTTGCATTGCTTTTCGCAACTTGTGTGAGGAACAGAATATAGATGG GTGCCTGAAATGTCTGCACCAAGTTAAGCAAGAGTGCTGCCTTGTCAAAAATAAGCTTGAAACACTCTTCAGG CTTGAGCAACAGATTATGGCAGCCGGAGGATCGATCCCTTTGATGGAACTTAGTTTCTGA
- the LOC107464808 gene encoding receptor-like cytosolic serine/threonine-protein kinase RBK2, whose translation MMWSAPRSALSAMALEPPPSPQPSSATSNDGLQSKQREQNEAKQRSIIRSLRRLTALSTGSLPDVEPPRSEDVSVSSMKSCPSPGSESSSSNTGSPSNSGEQSDLKGNNNNNNWNGIVSILKKGSQMPLYTLTSIKEAPYFKKRTSAERIPEEFSAILKQGSSLNPEAYRFKASWKLFTLADLQAATNNFSQENLIGQGGYGEVYKGQLADGTFVAIKRLTRGDQEEMTADFLSELGIIVHVDHPNIAKLIGYGVEGGMHLVLQLSPHGSLASILYGPREKLNWNMRYKIALGTAEGLHYLHAQCQRRIIHRDIKAANILLSEDFEPQIADFGLSKWLPDKWTHHTVSKVEGTFGYLPPEYFMHGIVDEKTDVFAYGVLLLELITGRPALDKAQKSLVMWAKPLISKSKMDELIDPCLAGAYDEEQMKYIILTASLCIAESTVRPRMHQVLQIAKGEEGSMELVRELLEPLCDDEFLEEEFPSPESSNDISKHLQTIGQD comes from the exons ATGATGTGGTCTGCTCCTCGTTCTGCTTTATCCGCCATGGCCCTTGAGCCACCGCCCTCTCCCCAACCTTCCTCTGCCACCAG CAATGATGGATTGCAAAGCAAACAAAGAGAGCAGAATGAAGCAAAGCAGAGATCAATAATAAGGTCTCTAAGGAGGCTAACTGCGCTATCAACAGGTTCACTTCCAG ATGTGGAACCTCCAAGAAGTGAGGATGTCTCTGTATCTAGTATGAAGAGTTGTCCGAGTCCAGGATCCGAAAGCTCCTCTTCCAACACCGGTAGCCCTTCTAATTCCGGGGAGCAGTCAGATTTAAAAggcaacaataacaataataattggaATGGCATTGTTAGTATTCTGAAGAAAGGATCCCAGATGCCCCTCTATACCTTAACCTCAATCAAGGAGGCTCCCTATTTCAAAAAGAGAACCTCCGCCGAACGAATCCCAGAggaattttctgcaattcttaAACAAGGATCATCTCTTAATCCCGAGGCTTATCGCTTTAAAGCGTCCTGGAAATTATTCACTCTCGCAGATCTCCAGGCCGCGACCAATAATTTCAGCCAGG AGAATTTGATCGGGCAGGGAGGTTATGGTGAGGTTTACAAAGGCCAATTGGCAGATGGAACCTTTGTAGCAATTAAAAGGCTAACAAGAGGGGACCAAGAAGAAATGACTGCAGATTTTTTGTCTGAGCTTGGGATTATAGTGCATGTGGACCACCCCAATATTGCTAAATTGATTGGATATGGAGTTGAAGGTGGAATGCATCTTGTTCTTCAGTTGTCTCCACATGGCAGCCTAGCTTCCATACTATATG GACCTAGAGAGAAACTGAATTGGAACATGAGGTATAAGATTGCATTGGGGACTGCTGAAGGCCTCCACTATCTGCATGCACAATGTCAAAGAAGGATTATTCATAGAGATATCAAGGCTGCTAATATATTGCTTTCAGAGGATTTTGAGCCACAG ATAGCTGATTTTGGACTATCTAAGTGGTTACCTGACAAATGGACTCACCATACTGTCTCCAAAGTAGAAGGCACATTCGG TTACCTTCCTCCTGAATACTTCATGCATGGTATTGTTGATGAAAAAACTGATGTATTTGCTTATGGAGTGCTATTATTGGAGCTCATTACCGGCCGTCCGGCTTTGGACAAAGCTCAGAAAAGTCTTGTGATGTGG GCAAAACCACTGATATCCAAAAGCAAAATGGACGAGCTTATTGATCCATGTCTTGCTGGTGCCTATGATGAAGAGCAGATGAAATATATAATCTTAACAGCTTCTTTGTGTATAGCGGAGTCGACCGTTCGACCGCGAATGCATCAG GTATTGCAGATAGCAAAAGGTGAAGAAGGCAGCATGGAGTTAGTTAGGGAACTCCTGGAACCTTTATGTGATGATGAGTTCCTTGAAGAAGAGTTTCCTTCACCTGAGAGTTCCAATGACATATCTAAACATTTGCAGACTATTGGACAAGATTAA